Proteins found in one Cellulomonas palmilytica genomic segment:
- a CDS encoding phosphotransferase family protein, translated as MTPSGIAASHDPAPQGSERSDDPPAPAGAPAAPHGSLPQPHGLHAAPRTPLRTPGPVPSADVLTLDDPGPVLASGSSADVYALDEDYVLRRYRCGQDATSEARLLQHVSAHGFPVPAVFVAQGPNLLMERLHGPTLLQALAAGEISIADGSQLLVDLHERLHQIPAPQDVPHDETRWPHLSAGPVVAHLDLHPGNVVLSDTHGPSVVDWANARAATPELDVALTALMISEVAVDAGGDYSHAARAFLAAFLARSPVSPVPALDAAAEVRRTDPGLLTGEKELVGDAADLVRELVRVAS; from the coding sequence ATGACCCCGTCCGGAATCGCCGCCTCGCACGACCCAGCACCTCAGGGCTCGGAGCGCTCCGACGACCCCCCGGCGCCCGCCGGCGCCCCGGCCGCGCCGCACGGTTCGCTGCCGCAACCACATGGTCTGCACGCGGCCCCGCGCACGCCGCTACGCACCCCCGGACCGGTCCCCTCGGCCGACGTCCTGACCCTCGACGACCCGGGCCCGGTGCTCGCGTCGGGCTCGAGCGCCGACGTGTACGCGCTGGACGAGGACTACGTGCTGCGCCGCTACCGCTGCGGCCAGGACGCGACGTCCGAGGCCCGGCTCCTGCAGCACGTGTCCGCGCACGGGTTCCCGGTGCCGGCGGTGTTCGTCGCGCAGGGCCCGAACCTGCTCATGGAGCGGCTGCACGGGCCGACGCTCCTGCAGGCCCTCGCCGCGGGTGAGATCTCGATCGCCGACGGCTCCCAGCTGCTCGTCGACCTGCACGAGCGCCTGCACCAGATCCCCGCCCCTCAGGACGTGCCGCACGACGAGACGCGGTGGCCGCACCTCTCCGCCGGGCCGGTCGTCGCGCACCTGGACCTGCACCCCGGCAACGTCGTGCTCTCGGACACCCACGGCCCGTCGGTCGTCGACTGGGCGAACGCCCGCGCCGCGACGCCGGAGCTCGACGTCGCGCTCACCGCGCTGATGATCTCCGAGGTCGCCGTCGACGCCGGGGGCGACTACTCGCACGCCGCGCGCGCTTTCCTCGCGGCGTTCCTCGCGCGCAGCCCGGTCTCACCGGTGCCGGCGCTCGACGCGGCCGCCGAGGTCCGCCGGACCGACCCCGGCCTGCTCACGGGCGAGAAGGAGCTCGTCGGCGACGCCGCGGACCTGGTGCGCGAGCTGGTGCGCGTCGCGTCCTGA
- a CDS encoding DUF1540 domain-containing protein, protein MTELMELPAIAECSVAGCSYNDHSHCHAAAITVGGTGGDAQCATFIPLTVKGGLDKVLSHVGACQRQDCSHNSHLECTADSIRVGSGHDIADCLTFAPR, encoded by the coding sequence ATGACCGAGCTCATGGAGCTGCCAGCGATCGCCGAGTGCTCGGTGGCCGGCTGCTCGTACAACGACCACTCGCACTGCCACGCGGCTGCCATCACCGTCGGCGGTACCGGCGGCGACGCCCAGTGCGCGACGTTCATCCCGCTGACGGTCAAGGGCGGGCTGGACAAGGTGCTCAGCCACGTCGGCGCGTGCCAGCGCCAGGACTGCTCGCACAACTCGCACCTCGAGTGCACCGCGGACTCGATCCGCGTGGGCAGCGGCCATGACATCGCCGACTGCCTGACGTTCGCGCCGCGCTGA
- a CDS encoding GNAT family N-acetyltransferase translates to MFDVGAATRDEIPAVAAVLGEAFADDPVVVGMIGTADGRCDRATALYSALLRAEDPDGIEVDVARDRSGRILGAAVWERPEARGASLRALLRETPGFLQALGPLRLPLALRGWKALSRHRPDEPHWYLGEIGVRAAHRGTGVGSRLLAHRLRHVDDHGHGAYLESSTPRNRALYVRHGFEARGEIRGVHAARPTAMWRPPAEAAGPAAAR, encoded by the coding sequence ATGTTCGACGTCGGTGCGGCCACGCGCGACGAGATCCCGGCGGTCGCGGCCGTGCTCGGCGAGGCGTTCGCCGACGACCCCGTCGTGGTCGGGATGATCGGCACCGCCGACGGCCGCTGCGACCGGGCGACCGCCCTGTACTCCGCGCTGCTGCGCGCGGAGGACCCGGACGGCATCGAGGTCGACGTCGCACGCGACCGCTCGGGCCGGATCCTCGGCGCCGCGGTGTGGGAGCGCCCCGAGGCGCGCGGCGCGAGCCTGCGCGCACTGCTCCGCGAGACGCCCGGCTTCCTGCAGGCGCTCGGCCCGCTGCGGCTCCCGCTCGCGCTGCGGGGCTGGAAGGCGCTGTCGCGACACCGGCCCGACGAGCCGCACTGGTACCTCGGCGAGATCGGCGTGCGGGCCGCCCACCGCGGGACGGGCGTGGGCTCGCGGCTGCTGGCGCACCGGCTGCGGCACGTCGACGACCACGGCCACGGCGCGTACCTGGAGTCCTCGACGCCCCGCAACCGCGCGCTCTACGTCCGCCACGGGTTCGAGGCCCGCGGTGAGATCCGCGGCGTGCACGCGGCCCGCCCGACCGCCATGTGGCGCCCCCCGGCCGAGGCGGCCGGGCCGGCCGCAGCGCGCTGA
- the helR gene encoding RNA polymerase recycling motor ATPase HelR, with protein sequence MPTLPLTVFDVPHAAKSEPRLIADDDAHLARVAARLEQQVAELTDRLAEARRAPGGSGTAALERDQEVHRLSARLRTLRRYGLDLCLGRTLAADGQAVYVGRVGLTDADDTRLLVDWRSPTAEPFFAATPARPMGAVARRRYRWTRGRVTDYWDEVLVPDAVPAGRVAPDDDSALLVSLGASRSARMRDVLTTIQADQDAIVRAGSAGPLVVDGGPGTGKTVVALHRAAYLLYADPRLGHRRGGLLFVGPHEPYLDYVSDVLPSLGEDGVRTCTLRDLVPEGAAAVPEADPRVARLKGSRALVEAVEPAVRFSERPPTTSLLVETPWADVPVTPADWADAFAAPEDGTPHNEARDDVLAELVEILAAKVDDVPADRVRAALAADADLLHALNRAWPLIEPTDLVADLWSVPAYLRLCAPSLTPDEVALLQRTDPTAWTVADLPLLDAARARLGDATASSRRRAAAACAAADRATMAEVVDHLVASDDSELQVMTMLRVDDLRDALVDRAALPQAPVDPFAGPFAHVVVDEAQELTDAEWLMLARRCPSRSMTVVGDRAQARRGFAEPWQERLERVGLGGARLATLGVNYRTPAEVMAAAEPVIRAVLPDANVPTSIRSTRRPVEHGSVDELTAVLTGWLRRHEGVACVIGAPAPALPGTLRGVLADRVRALTPRTAKGLEFDLVVLVDPGAWGDGDDEVATAVDRYVAMTRATHTLVVLTPASAPAGGRSR encoded by the coding sequence GTGCCCACCCTTCCCCTGACCGTCTTCGACGTCCCCCACGCCGCCAAGTCCGAGCCGCGCCTGATCGCCGACGACGACGCGCACCTGGCGCGCGTCGCGGCGCGGCTCGAGCAGCAGGTCGCCGAGCTCACCGACCGCCTGGCGGAGGCCCGGCGCGCGCCGGGTGGGTCGGGCACCGCGGCGCTGGAGCGTGACCAGGAGGTGCACCGGCTCTCGGCGCGGCTGCGGACCCTGCGCCGGTACGGGCTGGACCTGTGCCTCGGGCGCACGCTGGCCGCGGACGGGCAGGCGGTGTACGTGGGCCGGGTGGGGCTGACGGACGCCGACGACACGCGCCTGCTCGTGGACTGGCGGTCCCCCACGGCGGAGCCGTTCTTCGCGGCGACGCCCGCGCGGCCGATGGGGGCGGTCGCGCGGCGCCGGTACCGGTGGACGCGCGGGCGGGTCACGGACTACTGGGACGAGGTCCTGGTGCCGGACGCGGTGCCGGCGGGCAGGGTCGCGCCGGACGACGACTCGGCGCTGCTCGTGTCGCTCGGGGCGAGCCGGTCCGCGCGGATGCGGGACGTGCTGACGACGATCCAGGCGGACCAGGACGCGATCGTCCGCGCGGGGTCGGCGGGCCCGCTCGTCGTCGACGGCGGTCCGGGCACGGGCAAGACGGTCGTGGCGCTGCACCGCGCGGCGTACCTGCTGTACGCGGACCCGCGGCTGGGGCACCGGCGCGGCGGGCTGCTGTTCGTCGGGCCGCACGAGCCGTACCTCGACTACGTGTCGGACGTGCTGCCGAGCCTGGGTGAGGACGGGGTGCGCACGTGCACGCTGCGGGACCTGGTGCCCGAGGGCGCGGCGGCCGTCCCCGAGGCCGACCCGCGGGTCGCGCGGCTCAAGGGTTCGCGCGCGCTCGTCGAGGCCGTCGAGCCGGCGGTGCGGTTCTCGGAGCGCCCGCCGACGACGAGCCTGCTCGTCGAGACCCCGTGGGCGGACGTGCCGGTCACGCCCGCAGACTGGGCGGACGCGTTCGCGGCGCCCGAGGACGGCACGCCGCACAACGAGGCGCGCGACGACGTGCTCGCCGAGCTCGTGGAGATCCTCGCGGCCAAGGTGGACGACGTGCCCGCGGACCGGGTGCGTGCGGCGCTCGCGGCGGACGCGGACCTGCTGCACGCGCTGAACCGCGCGTGGCCGCTGATCGAGCCGACGGACCTCGTCGCGGACCTGTGGTCGGTGCCGGCGTACCTGCGGCTGTGCGCGCCGTCGCTGACACCCGACGAGGTGGCGCTGCTGCAGCGCACGGACCCGACCGCGTGGACGGTCGCGGACCTGCCGCTGCTCGACGCGGCCCGGGCACGGCTCGGCGACGCGACGGCGTCCAGTCGGCGCCGGGCGGCGGCGGCGTGTGCGGCCGCGGACCGGGCGACGATGGCCGAGGTGGTGGACCACCTCGTCGCGAGCGACGACTCCGAGCTGCAGGTCATGACGATGCTGCGGGTCGACGACCTGCGCGACGCGCTCGTGGACCGCGCGGCGCTGCCGCAGGCGCCCGTCGACCCGTTCGCGGGGCCGTTCGCGCACGTCGTCGTCGACGAGGCGCAGGAGCTGACCGACGCCGAGTGGCTGATGCTCGCGCGACGGTGCCCGTCGCGGTCGATGACGGTGGTCGGGGACCGGGCGCAGGCGCGGCGGGGGTTCGCCGAGCCGTGGCAGGAGCGGCTGGAGCGCGTGGGGCTGGGCGGGGCGAGGCTCGCGACGCTGGGCGTCAACTACCGCACGCCCGCGGAGGTCATGGCGGCCGCGGAGCCGGTGATCCGCGCGGTGCTGCCCGACGCGAACGTCCCGACGTCGATCCGCAGCACGCGCCGGCCGGTGGAGCACGGGTCGGTCGACGAGCTGACGGCGGTCCTGACGGGCTGGCTGAGGCGGCACGAGGGGGTGGCGTGCGTGATCGGGGCGCCGGCGCCCGCACTGCCGGGCACGCTGCGCGGCGTGCTCGCCGACCGGGTCCGCGCGCTCACGCCGCGGACCGCCAAGGGGCTGGAGTTCGACCTCGTCGTGCTGGTCGACCCGGGCGCGTGGGGCGACGGGGACGACGAGGTCGCGACCGCGGTCGACCGCTACGTCGCGATGACCCGCGCGACGCACACGCTCGTCGTCCTGACACCCGCGAGCGCGCCGGCGGGTGGGCGGAGCCGGTGA
- a CDS encoding TetR/AcrR family transcriptional regulator, producing MSPRNDAARNHARLVEAAATVFRRDGVDAPLDTVAVQAGVGRATLYRHFPDRGSLLAAVLHDRIATLERYEAERGGPDLLERLVVEMCWYMADMHGLMTAIEASVIDDVHLAEVTERSNALLSRALAQAVATGVVREGTTLEDVLLVAVMAGALMTNPLTTEDDVSRALAICFNGLRRGAQTHELPAPELRAE from the coding sequence ATGTCCCCCAGGAACGACGCCGCGCGCAACCACGCGCGGCTCGTCGAGGCCGCCGCGACCGTGTTCCGCCGGGACGGGGTCGACGCGCCGCTCGACACGGTCGCCGTCCAGGCGGGCGTCGGGCGCGCCACGCTGTACCGGCACTTCCCCGACCGCGGTTCGCTGCTCGCGGCGGTGCTGCACGACCGGATCGCCACCCTGGAGCGCTACGAGGCCGAGCGCGGCGGGCCGGACCTGCTGGAGCGGCTCGTCGTGGAGATGTGCTGGTACATGGCGGACATGCACGGGCTGATGACGGCGATCGAGGCGTCGGTGATCGACGACGTGCACCTCGCGGAGGTCACCGAGCGGTCGAACGCGCTGCTCTCGCGCGCGCTGGCCCAGGCGGTCGCGACCGGGGTGGTGCGCGAGGGCACGACGCTCGAGGACGTCCTCCTGGTCGCGGTCATGGCCGGCGCGCTGATGACGAACCCGCTGACGACCGAGGACGACGTGTCGCGCGCACTGGCGATCTGCTTCAACGGTCTGCGCCGGGGTGCGCAGACGCACGAGCTGCCCGCTCCGGAGCTGCGCGCGGAGTGA